The following coding sequences are from one Aliarcobacter skirrowii CCUG 10374 window:
- a CDS encoding sensor histidine kinase has product MKIKSIYKQFYTKLIIATSFFLIILSFIFYEYAKSSFYSNIEKNLLKQAKHIEKSYISFDKFKNIFNETQKIEVVFLENNQKDIKFIKFFQDDKTFAKLIFPMNDDAFLQITKDITLERDILNSIIFKNFFSLAIPGFILMLIYSLVVAKSLLKPIVEINKKLSNMDENSLSQIDTKNLPTEFTTLANSINSLTNRIGTYLKFKKELYIGIAHELKTPLAVMKLKNELMLKKPREKSEYEDAIKLTISEINSMNIMISSILDIGRTEGAQFEQSKNIELVSFINKKVEDYKMLALKKEINMRFITNTSSFELNIQETLFMQILQNFVQNAIKFTPNGKNIEVYFKKIDNTIILSVVDEGVGIDEKIDVFAPFKKVGDKSGVGLGLYLAKIAADALNAEISIKNRSDGKSGAIAKFELKLITIED; this is encoded by the coding sequence ATGAAAATTAAGAGTATCTATAAACAGTTTTATACAAAACTAATTATAGCTACCTCTTTTTTTCTAATTATTCTCTCATTTATATTTTATGAATATGCAAAAAGCTCTTTTTATAGTAATATTGAAAAAAATCTTTTAAAGCAAGCTAAACATATTGAAAAATCTTACATATCTTTTGATAAATTTAAAAATATCTTTAATGAAACACAAAAGATTGAAGTAGTTTTTTTAGAAAATAATCAAAAAGATATTAAATTTATAAAATTTTTCCAAGATGATAAAACATTTGCAAAATTAATTTTTCCTATGAATGATGATGCATTTTTACAAATCACAAAAGATATAACTCTTGAAAGAGATATTTTAAATTCAATTATTTTTAAAAACTTCTTCTCTTTGGCAATTCCTGGTTTTATTTTAATGCTCATTTACTCTTTGGTAGTTGCTAAATCTCTTTTAAAACCTATTGTTGAAATAAATAAAAAATTATCAAATATGGATGAAAACTCTTTATCACAAATTGATACAAAAAATCTTCCAACAGAGTTTACAACACTTGCAAACTCTATAAACTCTTTAACAAATCGTATAGGTACATACCTTAAATTTAAAAAAGAGTTATACATAGGAATTGCGCATGAACTTAAAACTCCTCTTGCTGTTATGAAACTTAAAAATGAGCTTATGCTTAAAAAACCAAGAGAAAAAAGTGAATATGAAGATGCTATAAAATTAACTATTAGTGAAATAAATAGCATGAATATTATGATTAGCTCAATTTTAGATATTGGAAGAACTGAAGGCGCTCAATTTGAACAGTCAAAAAATATTGAGCTTGTATCTTTTATAAATAAAAAAGTTGAAGATTATAAGATGTTAGCTTTAAAAAAAGAGATAAATATGAGATTTATTACAAACACCTCTAGCTTTGAGCTAAATATTCAAGAGACTCTTTTTATGCAGATACTTCAAAATTTTGTACAAAATGCTATCAAATTTACTCCAAATGGAAAAAATATTGAAGTATATTTCAAAAAAATAGATAATACAATTATTTTAAGTGTAGTAGATGAAGGAGTTGGAATAGATGAAAAAATAGATGTTTTTGCTCCATTTAAAAAAGTTGGAGATAAAAGTGGAGTTGGATTAGGTCTTTATCTTGCAAAAATAGCTGCTGATGCTTTAAATGCTGAAATATCTATAAAAAATAGAAGTGATGGGAAGAGTGGAGCTATTGCTAAATTTGAATTAAAACTTATAACAATTGAGGATTAG
- the hsrA gene encoding homeostatic response regulator transcription factor HsrA, which translates to MRILIIEDEITLNRTLQEGLVDFGYQVDSAENYKDAEYFIDIRNYDLVLTDWMLPDGDGIELCKIVKNRSSRTAVVIISARDDKESEIEALRSGADDFIKKPFDFDILLARIEARLRFGGTNIIEIDDLIINPDEEKIEYAGEEIELKGKPFEVLTHLARHRDQIVSKEQLLDAIWEEPELVTPNVIEVAINQIRQKMDKPLNISTIETIRRRGYRFCYPNQVSEEK; encoded by the coding sequence ATGAGAATTTTGATTATTGAAGATGAAATAACATTAAATAGAACACTGCAAGAAGGATTAGTTGATTTTGGTTACCAAGTTGATAGCGCTGAAAACTACAAAGATGCTGAGTACTTTATTGATATTAGAAATTATGATTTAGTTTTAACAGACTGGATGCTACCTGATGGTGATGGTATTGAACTGTGTAAAATTGTTAAAAACAGAAGTTCAAGAACTGCTGTTGTAATTATCTCTGCAAGAGATGATAAAGAGAGTGAAATTGAAGCACTAAGATCAGGTGCTGATGATTTTATTAAAAAACCATTTGATTTTGATATTTTACTTGCTAGAATTGAAGCAAGATTAAGATTTGGTGGAACAAATATTATAGAAATTGATGATTTAATTATCAATCCTGATGAAGAAAAAATAGAATATGCTGGAGAAGAGATAGAGTTAAAAGGTAAACCTTTTGAAGTTTTAACTCACCTTGCACGTCATAGAGATCAAATTGTTTCAAAAGAGCAACTGCTTGATGCTATTTGGGAAGAGCCTGAGCTTGTAACTCCAAATGTTATTGAGGTTGCAATAAATCAAATTAGACAAAAAATGGATAAACCATTAAATATTTCAACTATTGAAACAATTAGAAGAAGAGGTTATAGATTTTGTTATCCAAACCAAGTTTCTGAGGAAAAATAG
- a CDS encoding peptidylprolyl isomerase codes for MKKIVLTTASLFFLATNLVANDYYATVNGDKITKQDINLLIQDPRVDFNQLPDEMKKQIIDGAINRKLLAKNALDSGVEKDAEYIDAMNRIKEDVALQVWQKQKVDSIKFSEKEKKEFYNKNKEKFIIPENFEARHILVDSEKDAKDVVKELDKAVNKEAKFKELAKAKSKDGAGQNEGYLGKFSANDMVPDFSNAIKALKKGTYSKTPVKTEFGYHVIFLIDKTPSKELSYDEVKDNIERIMKSEKLNKDIEQLVSDLRKKAKIVIK; via the coding sequence ATGAAAAAAATAGTGCTAACTACTGCATCTTTGTTTTTTCTTGCTACAAATTTAGTAGCAAATGATTATTATGCAACTGTAAATGGGGATAAAATAACAAAACAAGATATAAATCTTTTAATACAAGATCCAAGAGTCGATTTTAATCAACTTCCAGATGAGATGAAAAAACAGATTATTGATGGTGCAATTAATAGAAAACTTCTTGCAAAAAATGCTTTAGATAGTGGTGTTGAAAAAGATGCTGAATATATTGATGCTATGAATAGAATCAAAGAAGATGTTGCTCTTCAAGTTTGGCAAAAACAGAAAGTTGATAGTATAAAATTTAGCGAAAAAGAGAAAAAAGAGTTTTATAACAAAAACAAAGAGAAATTCATTATTCCTGAAAATTTTGAAGCTAGACATATTTTAGTTGATAGTGAAAAAGATGCTAAAGATGTTGTAAAAGAGCTTGATAAAGCTGTAAATAAAGAGGCAAAATTTAAAGAGCTGGCTAAAGCTAAATCAAAAGATGGTGCAGGACAAAATGAGGGATACTTAGGTAAGTTTTCAGCAAATGATATGGTTCCTGATTTCTCAAATGCAATTAAAGCTCTTAAAAAAGGAACTTATTCAAAAACTCCTGTAAAAACAGAGTTTGGTTATCATGTGATTTTTTTAATTGATAAAACTCCTTCAAAAGAGTTAAGTTACGATGAAGTTAAAGATAATATTGAAAGAATAATGAAGAGTGAAAAATTAAATAAAGATATTGAACAGTTAGTTTCAGATCTTAGAAAAAAAGCAAAAATAGTAATTAAATAA
- the fbaA gene encoding class II fructose-bisphosphate aldolase, with translation MGVLDVVNAGVLTGSEAKKLFAYAKKEGFAIPAVNVVGTDSINAVLEVAAKVKSPVIIQFSNGGAGFFAGKGLKTSNAAILGAISGANHVHTMAKAYGIPVILHTDHAAKKLLPWIDGLLDAGIEHFAKTKRPLFTSHMLDLSEESLEENIEICVEYFKKMDTLDMMIEIELGITGGEEDGVDNTNVDNSLLYTQPSEVAFAYESLSKVGENFTIAASFGNVHGVYKPGNVVLSPKILDNSQKYIEDKFKTASKPVDFVFHGGSGSELQDIRDAISYGVIKMNIDTDTQWAFWDGVRAYEAKYKGYLQGQIGNPEGEDKPNKNYYDPRKWLRAGQEAMIARLEVAFSDLLALNKN, from the coding sequence ATGGGTGTATTAGATGTTGTAAATGCTGGAGTATTAACTGGAAGTGAAGCTAAAAAACTATTTGCTTATGCAAAGAAAGAGGGATTTGCTATTCCAGCTGTAAATGTTGTAGGAACAGACTCTATTAATGCTGTTTTAGAAGTTGCTGCAAAAGTTAAATCGCCAGTTATTATTCAATTTTCAAATGGTGGAGCTGGTTTTTTTGCAGGAAAAGGTTTAAAAACTAGCAATGCGGCTATTTTAGGAGCTATTAGTGGTGCAAATCATGTTCACACTATGGCAAAAGCTTATGGAATACCAGTTATTTTACATACAGACCATGCAGCAAAAAAACTTCTTCCTTGGATTGATGGCTTACTTGATGCTGGAATTGAGCATTTTGCAAAAACAAAAAGACCACTATTTACATCTCATATGTTAGATTTAAGTGAAGAGAGTTTAGAAGAGAATATTGAAATTTGTGTTGAGTATTTTAAGAAAATGGATACACTTGATATGATGATTGAAATAGAGCTTGGAATTACAGGTGGAGAAGAGGATGGAGTTGATAATACAAATGTAGATAATTCACTTTTATATACACAACCAAGTGAAGTTGCATTTGCTTATGAGAGTTTAAGTAAAGTTGGAGAGAACTTTACAATTGCTGCAAGTTTTGGAAATGTTCATGGAGTTTATAAGCCAGGAAATGTTGTATTAAGTCCAAAAATTCTAGATAATTCACAAAAATATATTGAAGATAAGTTTAAAACAGCTTCAAAACCTGTTGATTTTGTATTCCACGGAGGAAGCGGTTCAGAGCTTCAAGATATTAGAGATGCTATTTCGTATGGTGTTATTAAAATGAATATTGATACAGATACACAGTGGGCATTTTGGGATGGAGTTAGAGCTTATGAAGCAAAATACAAAGGGTATTTGCAAGGACAAATTGGAAATCCTGAAGGTGAAGATAAACCAAATAAAAACTACTATGACCCAAGAAAATGGTTAAGAGCTGGTCAAGAGGCTATGATAGCTAGACTTGAAGTTGCATTTAGTGATCTATTAGCACTTAATAAAAACTAA
- a CDS encoding malate dehydrogenase, which translates to MNKRRVGIVGVGNVGSSIAYKLAFQELCDEILLKDIREDFTKAIALDISQAISYKNIKTTIKAISLDEDFKDCDIVVVTAGIARKPDMSRDDLLFTNANIMNSIVKNIAKYNPNSILIVVSNPLDAMVYQALKTSNFPKQRVLGMAGILDSSRMSYFIKEKLGNKDIEAMVLGGHGDDMVPLIKHTKVDNIALDELLDENEIEDIVEKTRKGGLQIVELLKTGSAYFAPAQSTFLMLESILKDKKTIYPCAVLLNGEYGYSNVVTGVPVVLGKNGVEKIVELELTNKEKDEFAKSVNSVKNLIDKIKDKF; encoded by the coding sequence TTGAATAAAAGAAGAGTTGGGATTGTTGGTGTTGGAAATGTTGGTTCATCAATTGCCTATAAATTAGCATTTCAAGAGCTTTGTGATGAGATTTTATTAAAAGATATTAGAGAAGATTTTACCAAAGCTATTGCTTTGGATATCTCTCAAGCAATAAGTTATAAAAATATAAAAACTACAATAAAAGCTATCTCTTTGGATGAAGATTTCAAAGATTGTGATATTGTAGTGGTTACTGCTGGAATTGCTAGAAAACCTGATATGAGTAGAGATGATCTTCTATTTACAAATGCTAATATTATGAACTCTATTGTTAAAAATATTGCAAAATACAATCCAAACTCTATTTTAATAGTTGTTTCAAATCCTCTTGATGCAATGGTATATCAAGCTTTAAAAACTTCAAACTTTCCAAAACAGAGAGTTTTAGGAATGGCTGGAATTTTAGATAGCTCTAGGATGTCATATTTTATAAAAGAGAAACTAGGAAACAAAGATATTGAAGCTATGGTTTTAGGTGGACATGGAGATGATATGGTACCACTTATAAAACATACAAAAGTTGATAATATAGCTTTAGATGAGCTTTTAGATGAAAATGAGATTGAAGATATTGTTGAAAAAACAAGAAAAGGTGGACTTCAAATAGTTGAACTTTTAAAAACAGGTTCAGCATATTTTGCACCAGCTCAATCTACATTTTTGATGCTGGAATCTATTTTAAAAGATAAAAAAACAATCTATCCTTGTGCTGTATTATTAAATGGTGAGTATGGTTACTCAAATGTGGTTACTGGAGTTCCTGTTGTTTTAGGTAAAAATGGTGTTGAGAAAATTGTAGAGCTTGAACTTACAAACAAAGAAAAAGATGAATTTGCTAAATCTGTAAACTCTGTAAAAAATCTAATAGATAAGATTAAAGATAAATTTTAA
- a CDS encoding aldehyde dehydrogenase family protein: MPRSNEKDVDLAVEAAKKGFEEFKHTSVTQRSALLNKIADIVEANLETLAVAETLDNGKAVRETLNADLPLFIDHFRYFASVIRAESGTISDLDENTISQEIYEPYGVVAQIIPWNFPLLMAAWKLAPAIAAGNCVVLKPASSTPLSILLFLDLIKDVLPKGVINVVNGAGGKIGKHLVTHRDVKKVAFTGETSTGQEIMRYATENIIPSTLELGGKSPNVFFKSIMDADDEFFDKAIEGLVLFAFNSGEVCTCPSRALIEESIYEPFMKRVIERVKAIKLGNPLDTENTMGAQNSFNQKEKIAKYLKIAKEDGAECLVGGDIYHSSINPDGFYIEPTIYKGHNKMRIFQEEIFGPVLSVTTFKDEKEAIEIANDTIYGLGAGVWSRDAHQIHRVSRAIQAGRIWVNCYHVYPAHASFGGYKKSGIGRETHMMMLNNYRHTKNILTSFNTKALGFF, encoded by the coding sequence ATCCCAAGATCAAATGAAAAAGATGTTGATTTAGCAGTTGAAGCTGCAAAAAAAGGTTTTGAAGAGTTTAAGCATACATCTGTAACTCAAAGAAGTGCTTTATTAAACAAAATTGCAGATATAGTAGAGGCAAATTTAGAGACTTTGGCAGTTGCTGAAACACTTGATAATGGAAAAGCTGTAAGAGAGACTTTAAATGCAGATTTACCTCTGTTTATTGACCATTTTAGGTATTTTGCATCTGTTATAAGAGCTGAATCTGGGACAATTTCTGATTTGGATGAGAACACTATATCTCAAGAGATTTATGAGCCTTATGGAGTTGTTGCTCAAATTATTCCTTGGAATTTTCCACTTCTAATGGCAGCTTGGAAACTAGCACCTGCAATTGCTGCTGGAAATTGTGTTGTTTTAAAACCAGCTAGTTCAACTCCACTTTCAATACTTCTATTTTTAGATTTAATAAAAGATGTTTTACCAAAAGGTGTTATAAATGTTGTAAATGGAGCAGGTGGGAAAATAGGTAAACATCTTGTAACTCATAGAGATGTTAAAAAAGTTGCATTTACAGGAGAGACAAGTACAGGTCAAGAGATTATGAGATATGCAACTGAAAATATAATTCCATCAACTCTAGAACTTGGTGGAAAATCTCCAAATGTCTTCTTTAAATCTATAATGGATGCTGATGATGAGTTCTTTGATAAGGCAATTGAAGGGCTTGTACTATTTGCATTTAATAGTGGAGAGGTTTGTACTTGTCCATCAAGAGCTTTAATTGAAGAGTCAATTTATGAACCATTTATGAAAAGAGTAATTGAAAGAGTAAAAGCTATAAAACTTGGAAATCCTCTTGATACAGAAAATACAATGGGTGCTCAAAACTCTTTTAACCAAAAAGAGAAAATTGCAAAATATCTAAAAATTGCAAAAGAGGATGGGGCAGAGTGTTTAGTTGGTGGAGATATTTATCACTCTTCTATAAATCCAGATGGATTTTATATAGAGCCAACGATTTATAAAGGTCATAATAAAATGAGAATTTTCCAAGAGGAGATTTTTGGACCTGTTTTATCTGTAACTACTTTTAAAGATGAGAAAGAGGCTATTGAAATTGCAAATGATACTATTTATGGATTGGGTGCTGGAGTTTGGTCAAGGGATGCACACCAAATTCATAGAGTATCAAGAGCTATTCAAGCTGGAAGAATTTGGGTAAATTGTTATCATGTTTATCCAGCTCATGCCTCTTTTGGTGGGTATAAGAAATCTGGAATTGGAAGAGAGACTCATATGATGATGTTAAATAACTATAGACATACAAAAAATATTTTAACTTCATTTAATACAAAAGCTTTAGGATTTTTTTAA
- a CDS encoding SEL1-like repeat protein, translated as MRNLFLIFLLIFTLSSCATNQVAVSKYESGNYEDSFKILKELANKGDVRAQRNLAIFYYNGKGVKQDFSEALKWFNKADNTEYLIVKEKAGKGNVVAQYELYFFYKDGKGVKQDNVEAIKWLEKSVEDGYLKAKELLGEVYFEGKIVKQNYEKAFKIFEDIANRYIGEKYIISNSRSKIGEMYQKGLGVKQDYIKAVYWYEKSDISIESSQNLGDMYYYGTGVKQDYKKAIETYKKVDSCHNYYNLGIMYYKGEGTKVDKEKSYKYWTSCAKSSNKEMAKNIKEKLDILCKENQEICINKR; from the coding sequence ATGAGAAATTTATTTTTAATTTTTTTATTAATATTTACATTAAGTTCATGTGCTACAAATCAAGTTGCTGTATCTAAATATGAATCTGGTAATTATGAAGATTCTTTTAAAATTCTTAAAGAGTTAGCAAATAAGGGTGATGTTAGAGCTCAAAGAAACTTAGCAATTTTTTATTACAATGGAAAAGGTGTAAAACAAGATTTTTCTGAAGCATTAAAATGGTTTAATAAAGCTGATAATACTGAGTATTTGATAGTTAAAGAGAAAGCAGGCAAAGGTAATGTTGTAGCACAATATGAGTTGTATTTTTTCTATAAAGATGGAAAAGGTGTAAAACAAGATAATGTTGAGGCTATAAAATGGCTTGAAAAATCAGTAGAGGACGGATATTTAAAAGCAAAAGAGCTATTGGGTGAAGTCTATTTTGAAGGAAAAATTGTAAAACAAAATTATGAAAAAGCATTTAAAATTTTTGAAGATATAGCAAATCGATATATTGGTGAAAAATATATTATTAGCAATTCTAGAAGTAAAATTGGTGAAATGTATCAAAAAGGTTTGGGTGTAAAGCAAGATTATATAAAAGCAGTTTATTGGTATGAAAAATCAGATATATCTATTGAAAGTAGTCAAAATCTTGGTGATATGTATTATTATGGAACTGGAGTAAAACAAGATTATAAAAAAGCTATTGAAACATATAAAAAAGTTGATTCTTGCCATAATTATTATAATTTAGGAATTATGTACTATAAAGGTGAAGGTACAAAAGTAGATAAAGAAAAATCTTATAAGTATTGGACATCTTGTGCTAAATCTTCTAACAAAGAAATGGCAAAAAATATTAAAGAAAAACTTGATATATTATGTAAAGAAAATCAAGAAATTTGTATAAATAAAAGATAA
- a CDS encoding ExbD/TolR family protein, whose protein sequence is MKRREPLGLDLTPIIDVVFILLIFFLVTSVFKKEELALMLDLPKANAKELAVKKEQIFIELSVDKLAIKGIEVSFESLEDNLKAIENKNDAVIVRIDKKVPYERVVKVLDLLQKYSLNNLALVTNEEKR, encoded by the coding sequence ATGAAAAGAAGAGAGCCTTTAGGACTTGATTTAACACCTATTATTGATGTTGTTTTTATTCTTTTAATCTTCTTTTTGGTTACAAGTGTTTTTAAAAAAGAGGAACTTGCACTCATGCTTGATTTGCCAAAAGCCAATGCAAAAGAGCTAGCGGTAAAAAAAGAGCAAATTTTTATAGAGCTTAGTGTTGATAAACTTGCTATTAAAGGTATTGAAGTATCTTTTGAATCTTTAGAGGATAATTTAAAAGCCATTGAAAATAAAAATGATGCAGTAATTGTGCGAATTGATAAAAAAGTACCTTATGAAAGAGTTGTAAAAGTTTTAGATTTGCTTCAAAAATATAGTTTGAATAATTTGGCTTTGGTTACGAATGAGGAGAAAAGATAA
- a CDS encoding MotA/TolQ/ExbB proton channel family protein: MNLMEYIDKGGAIVYILIFLNIIGFTIIIWKFTTLPQVNKIISKIAQNLDLNGSISAQIEYEIKKLESGLTIIKNIAIVAPLLGLLGTVIGIYTSFEDITQKGLGDPTIFSGGIAIALITTIAGIIVSIPHQIAYNHFISLVDKIEIKAKKELIKESK, translated from the coding sequence ATGAACTTAATGGAGTATATTGATAAAGGTGGAGCAATTGTTTATATATTAATTTTTTTAAATATTATTGGTTTTACAATAATTATTTGGAAATTTACAACTCTTCCTCAAGTAAATAAAATTATCTCAAAAATCGCTCAAAATCTTGATTTAAATGGTTCAATTTCTGCACAAATTGAGTATGAGATTAAAAAGTTAGAATCTGGACTTACAATTATAAAAAATATTGCTATTGTAGCTCCACTTCTTGGACTTTTGGGAACTGTAATTGGAATTTACACATCTTTTGAAGATATTACACAAAAAGGTTTAGGAGATCCTACAATTTTTTCAGGTGGAATTGCCATTGCACTAATTACTACAATTGCTGGAATTATTGTTTCAATTCCTCATCAAATTGCATATAATCACTTCATATCTTTAGTTGATAAAATCGAAATAAAAGCAAAAAAAGAGCTAATAAAAGAGTCTAAATGA
- a CDS encoding 1-aminocyclopropane-1-carboxylate deaminase, producing MNYINSPIDEIILNNQKYFVKRDDKLDCDFSGNKARKFYYFLNSDLKGIKKIISHGSNQSNAMYSLSVLCKLKNLKFDYYISHIPDFLKTNPSGNYKKALENGMNLIIGEVPTSFQENELFIAEGGALKEAKYGIEILANEIKIWAKEQNIEAKKLKIFLPSGTGTTALYLQHYLPFEVLTNSCVADDDYLTKQFFALEDKNHPTILKKDKKYHFGKLYKEFYLKHLELLKQTNIEFDLLYDSLGWIVFENYVKNCKQKDDWVFLYIHQGGLIGNETMIERYRYKFTNI from the coding sequence ATGAACTATATAAACTCACCAATAGATGAAATTATTTTAAATAATCAAAAATATTTTGTAAAAAGAGATGACAAGCTTGATTGTGATTTTAGTGGAAATAAGGCTAGAAAATTTTACTACTTTTTAAATAGTGATTTAAAAGGTATAAAAAAAATTATTTCTCATGGCTCAAATCAATCAAATGCTATGTACTCTTTATCTGTTTTATGCAAATTAAAAAATCTAAAATTTGATTATTATATATCACACATTCCAGATTTTTTAAAAACAAATCCAAGTGGAAATTATAAAAAAGCTTTAGAAAATGGTATGAATTTAATTATTGGTGAAGTTCCTACAAGTTTTCAAGAAAATGAGCTTTTTATAGCAGAAGGTGGAGCCTTAAAAGAGGCAAAATATGGAATAGAGATTTTAGCAAATGAGATAAAAATTTGGGCAAAAGAGCAAAATATAGAGGCTAAAAAACTGAAAATATTTTTACCAAGTGGTACTGGAACAACAGCTTTATATTTGCAACACTATTTGCCATTTGAAGTTCTTACAAATTCATGTGTAGCAGATGATGATTATTTAACAAAACAGTTTTTTGCTTTGGAAGATAAAAATCATCCAACAATTTTAAAAAAAGATAAAAAATACCATTTTGGAAAGCTTTATAAAGAGTTTTATTTAAAACATTTAGAGCTTTTAAAACAGACAAATATTGAGTTTGATCTGCTTTATGATAGTTTAGGTTGGATTGTTTTTGAAAATTATGTGAAAAATTGTAAACAAAAAGATGATTGGGTTTTTTTATATATTCATCAAGGTGGTTTAATTGGAAATGAGACAATGATAGAGCGTTATAGATATAAATTTACCAATATTTAG
- a CDS encoding shikimate kinase: MKKNNIILIGFMGVGKGTVARALVKESSMYAIDTDDLIESMENRAIKKIFANDGEAFFRNLEKKTALWLENSVDNTIISTGGGFYKQENLKNIGTVIYLKSSFDGILKRIKKAPNAKNKLKKRPLLQDKKEALKLYDTRVKEYERVADIVIDVENRDLKDIVIDILGQIK; this comes from the coding sequence ATGAAAAAGAATAATATTATACTAATTGGATTTATGGGTGTTGGAAAAGGCACAGTTGCAAGAGCCTTAGTTAAAGAGTCTTCAATGTACGCAATTGATACAGATGATTTAATAGAGAGTATGGAGAATAGAGCTATTAAAAAGATTTTTGCAAATGATGGTGAAGCTTTTTTTAGAAACTTAGAAAAAAAGACTGCTTTGTGGCTTGAAAATAGTGTTGATAACACTATTATTTCAACTGGTGGTGGATTTTATAAGCAAGAAAATCTTAAAAATATAGGAACTGTAATATATCTTAAGTCATCATTTGATGGAATTTTAAAAAGAATAAAAAAAGCTCCTAATGCAAAAAACAAGTTAAAAAAACGACCACTTCTACAAGATAAAAAAGAGGCTTTAAAGCTTTATGATACAAGAGTTAAAGAGTATGAAAGAGTTGCTGATATTGTAATTGATGTTGAAAATAGAGATTTAAAAGATATAGTAATAGATATTTTAGGACAGATAAAATGA
- the hisD gene encoding histidinol dehydrogenase has protein sequence MKIINTKDSNFNIEFENILQRAKSDIKGVSKIVSNIIDEIIEDGNEALKKHIEKFDKWSVKSDDELLISQKDMKKAYDNLDESLKKSLHTAYERIKSYHEKQLPKSWIDFEENGTILGQKVTAVDKAGLYIPGGKAAYPSSLLMNAIPALVAGVKEIVVCTPTPNNEVNELLLAACHLCNVSKVYKVGGASAIAAMAYGTQTIPKVDVITGPGNIFVATAKKLVFGEVNIDMIAGPSEIGILADGDAKANYIAIDLLSQAEHDEMASSILITTCEDLAKNTSKEVDNFLANLSRYEIAKKSIDERGVIIVASNMEEAVELMNKIAPEHLEVMTKNPFELLPFIKHAGAIFLGENTPEPIGDYIAGPNHTLPTGGTARFYSPLNVENFLKKSSIISFSRKAINDLGEPCALLADTEGLTAHAKSVRVRLENK, from the coding sequence ATGAAAATAATTAATACAAAAGATTCAAACTTTAATATTGAGTTTGAAAATATTTTACAAAGAGCAAAAAGTGATATAAAAGGTGTTTCAAAAATAGTTTCAAATATTATTGATGAGATTATTGAAGATGGCAATGAGGCTTTAAAAAAGCATATTGAAAAATTTGATAAATGGAGCGTTAAAAGTGATGATGAACTTTTAATTTCTCAAAAAGATATGAAAAAAGCTTATGATAATTTAGATGAGAGTTTAAAAAAATCACTTCACACAGCATATGAAAGAATCAAATCATATCACGAAAAACAGCTTCCAAAATCATGGATAGATTTTGAAGAAAATGGGACAATTTTGGGACAAAAAGTAACTGCTGTTGACAAAGCTGGGCTTTATATACCAGGAGGGAAAGCTGCATATCCAAGCTCTTTATTAATGAATGCAATTCCAGCACTGGTTGCTGGGGTTAAAGAGATAGTTGTTTGTACACCAACTCCAAATAATGAAGTAAATGAACTACTTCTTGCAGCTTGTCACCTTTGTAATGTTTCAAAAGTTTATAAAGTTGGAGGAGCAAGTGCAATTGCAGCTATGGCTTATGGAACACAAACAATTCCTAAAGTAGATGTGATAACTGGACCTGGAAATATCTTTGTAGCAACTGCTAAAAAGCTTGTTTTTGGTGAAGTTAATATTGATATGATTGCAGGACCTAGTGAAATAGGGATTTTAGCAGATGGTGATGCAAAAGCAAACTATATTGCAATAGATTTACTATCTCAAGCAGAACACGATGAGATGGCTAGTTCAATTTTGATAACTACTTGTGAAGATTTAGCAAAAAATACAAGCAAAGAGGTTGATAATTTTTTAGCAAATTTAAGCAGATATGAGATTGCTAAAAAATCAATAGATGAACGAGGTGTTATAATTGTTGCTTCAAATATGGAAGAAGCAGTTGAACTTATGAATAAGATAGCGCCTGAGCACTTGGAAGTTATGACAAAAAATCCATTTGAACTACTTCCTTTTATAAAACACGCTGGAGCAATTTTCTTAGGTGAAAATACTCCTGAACCAATTGGAGATTATATAGCAGGACCAAATCACACTCTACCAACAGGTGGAACAGCTAGATTTTATAGTCCTTTAAATGTTGAGAATTTTCTTAAAAAAAGCTCAATTATTAGTTTTTCAAGAAAAGCTATAAATGATTTAGGTGAACCTTGTGCGCTTCTAGCAGATACAGAAGGTTTAACAGCTCACGCAAAAAGTGTTAGAGTGCGATTGGAAAACAAATAA